In one Solanum dulcamara chromosome 1, daSolDulc1.2, whole genome shotgun sequence genomic region, the following are encoded:
- the LOC129888604 gene encoding peamaclein, producing MMKPSFATLLLVTFVLTSFFIPAIIAGSDFCDSKCNFRCSKAGRQDRCLKYCGICCEECHCVPSGTYGNKDECPCYRDKKNSKGGPKCP from the exons ATGATGAAGCCAAGTTTTGCAACCCTGCTTTTGGTGACATTTGTTCTTACTTCTTTCTTCATTCCAGCCATAATAGCTGGTTCAG ATTTCTGTGATTCAAAGTGCAACTTTAGGTGTTCAAAGGCAGGACGACAAGACAGATGCTTAAAGTACTGTGGGATATGCTGTGAGGAGTGTCACTGCGTCCCTTCTGGAACTTATGGGAACAAAGACGAGTGCCCCTGTTACAGGGACAAGAAGAACTCTAAGGGAGGCCCTAAATGCCCTTGA